The following are encoded together in the Xanthomonas vesicatoria ATCC 35937 genome:
- a CDS encoding polysaccharide pyruvyl transferase family protein, with amino-acid sequence MANALLQKWIEHAERRALFWWQPKNAGVNMGDHLSKVIVSCVLSLQDKTLIEKRDLSKKLIAIGSVLHFAKDGDTVWGSGINGKIPAERNTFSTLDVRAVRGPKTRQFLLDRGIAVPEVYGDPGLLTPMFFPADALGTVKKRPFAIVPHFNEPVEKYSAYADHLVFPNVKPATFMSQLLGAELVVSSSLHGLILAEAYGIPAVYLDWGNGEDRFKYDDYYYGTGRTQWDSGNNVEECLTLGGNGTFDLEKLQAGLLAAFPYDLW; translated from the coding sequence ATGGCCAACGCTTTGCTGCAAAAGTGGATAGAACATGCAGAACGTCGCGCACTGTTCTGGTGGCAGCCGAAGAACGCTGGCGTCAACATGGGGGATCACCTGTCCAAGGTGATCGTGTCCTGTGTGCTTTCGTTGCAGGACAAGACCCTGATCGAGAAGCGTGATCTCAGCAAGAAGCTGATCGCGATCGGTTCGGTGCTGCACTTTGCCAAAGATGGCGACACCGTCTGGGGCAGCGGCATCAACGGCAAGATTCCGGCCGAGCGCAACACCTTCAGCACGCTCGACGTGCGGGCGGTGCGCGGGCCCAAGACCCGTCAATTTCTGCTGGACCGTGGCATCGCGGTACCCGAAGTCTACGGCGACCCTGGTCTGCTGACCCCGATGTTCTTTCCGGCCGACGCACTCGGCACGGTCAAGAAGCGTCCGTTCGCCATCGTTCCGCATTTCAACGAGCCGGTCGAAAAGTACAGCGCGTACGCAGACCATCTGGTGTTTCCCAACGTCAAGCCGGCGACCTTCATGAGCCAGCTGTTGGGCGCTGAGTTGGTGGTCAGCAGTTCGCTGCATGGCCTGATCCTGGCCGAGGCCTATGGCATCCCGGCGGTATACCTGGACTGGGGCAATGGCGAAGATCGCTTCAAGTACGACGACTACTATTACGGCACCGGCCGCACGCAGTGGGACTCGGGCAACAACGTCGAAGAGTGTCTGACGCTAGGCGGCAACGGCACGTTCGATCTGGAAAAACTGCAGGCCGGGCTGCTGGCCGCATTCCCTTACGACCTTTGGTGA